From the Ignavibacteriales bacterium genome, the window CGTTTACAAATGAAGGTATTGTTTATATACATATTAATGGTATTATTGCCGGGATTTGTGTTTTCCCAGCAGATTGCGCTTACTTTTGACGATGCGCCCAGAAAAGACGGTGCGCATTATACGGGAAAACAGCGCACGGAGATCCTTATACAAAAGCTAAGGGACAAAAATGTACCGGCAGTAGCATTTTTCTGCATCGGGAGGGATCTGGATGCCGTGGAGAGGGAAAGACTAATGATGTACGCAAACGCCGGGCATTTTATCGCAAATCATACCTATTCCCATAGAAGCATTAAAACGCTTGGGGTAGATGGTTATATTGATGACATTCGAAAGGCTGACGTAATACTAAAGGAATTTCCGAATTATAAATACTGGTTCAGGTATCCGTTTCTGGACGAAGGTAAGGATGTCGATTCCAGGGACAGGATCAGGACAGCGCTGACAGATATGGGTTATGTCAATGGTTATGTAACGGTTGATAATTACGACTGGTATCTGGAAAAATTATTCCAGGACGCGCTTATTGCTAGCAAGCCCGTTGATTATTACAAGCTCAAAAATATTTACATTCAGCATTTGTGGAATAGCATAAAATTTTATGATGACATGGCTAAGGAAGTAATAGGCAGGTCACCCAAACATGTACTTCTACTCCATGAAAACGATCTTGCCGCGATGTATATAGACGAGTTGATAGACTTTTTGCGGGAAAAGGGTTGGGAGATAATTTCTCCGGAGGAAGCGTACACTGACCCTATATCGCAGATTGTGCCCGACGTGCTTTTAAATGGACAGGGAAGGATCGGCGCGATCGCAAAAGAAAAGGGTTATACGGGACCCTTTGCGCAGGATACAGAGGATAGCGATTACCTCGATAAGTACATCGAAGAGACAGGAGTGTTTAAGTGATACCTGAAATAGAGAAAAGATTTAACGACGATGTTCTTTTGGAAGTACTAAGCAGGTATGGAGTAAAGAAAGAGGATATAAAAGACCTCGGAGGATTTGAAAGCCACGTTTATGAATTTGCCCGGAACGGAAAGGAATACATACTAAAAATAACTCATAGCATAAGGCGGACCGAAAATTACATTATGGGTGAGGTAGATTTTGTGAATTACCTGGCTGATAATGGAGTCCCCGTCGCGAGAGTTGTACCGTCGGTGAATAATAAACTTGTAGAGATAGTTCCGGAAAATGATGACCACTACTTTCTTGCTTATGCGTTCGAAAAGGTATATGGTGAAGACCCGGAGGGCAGAATAACCGATGAGGTAGTATTCAATATCGGTAAAGCGGTCGCAAAGATGCATGCGTTATCTATGAAATATGAACTGCCTGACAGTTCTTTTATAAGGGAAAGGTGGAATGAAACGGATCTTTTCACCAATTACGCCGAATATCTTCCGCCTGGTTCGGAGTTGCTTGAGCAGAGGATTGGCGAAACGCTTGAAATGATTGGTCAATATCCGGAAGCAAAAGATAGCTTTGGTTTGATCCACGGCGACGTGCATCATGGTAATTTTTTCGTTAGAGAGGACGACATAGTGTTGTTCGATTTTGACGACTTGGAAACCCATTATTTTGTAAGTGACCCGGCAGTGTCGTTGTATTACCAGCTTCCCCGTGATGTTGAAAAAAGGAAGGAGTATGCTGATTTCTTTCTAAAGAATTTTATAAAAGGGTACCGGACGCATAATGATTTCAAAAAGGAATGGCTTGAGGCAATGCCGGATTTCTTGAAGCTAAGAGACGTCTTGCTGGCTGTGGTGATATATCAGGCTTTCGATTTTAGCAAAATAAATGACGAAACTAGAGGACGGTATCTTAAAAGGATTGAAAATATAAACAATAGAGTTCCTGTAGTTGATATGGACTTTACAAAATATTATTAGTTATGAAGATCGTATATAACGTGTTTTACATATTTGCTTTAATTCTGCTTTTCGTAGCGCTAATGGGGGGCTCGATGACAAAGTCTGTCTTCGATTCCATATCTGAAGAGACGCTTGAGTTTGCAGGTA encodes:
- a CDS encoding polysaccharide deacetylase family protein encodes the protein MKVLFIYILMVLLPGFVFSQQIALTFDDAPRKDGAHYTGKQRTEILIQKLRDKNVPAVAFFCIGRDLDAVERERLMMYANAGHFIANHTYSHRSIKTLGVDGYIDDIRKADVILKEFPNYKYWFRYPFLDEGKDVDSRDRIRTALTDMGYVNGYVTVDNYDWYLEKLFQDALIASKPVDYYKLKNIYIQHLWNSIKFYDDMAKEVIGRSPKHVLLLHENDLAAMYIDELIDFLREKGWEIISPEEAYTDPISQIVPDVLLNGQGRIGAIAKEKGYTGPFAQDTEDSDYLDKYIEETGVFK
- a CDS encoding phosphotransferase, whose protein sequence is MIPEIEKRFNDDVLLEVLSRYGVKKEDIKDLGGFESHVYEFARNGKEYILKITHSIRRTENYIMGEVDFVNYLADNGVPVARVVPSVNNKLVEIVPENDDHYFLAYAFEKVYGEDPEGRITDEVVFNIGKAVAKMHALSMKYELPDSSFIRERWNETDLFTNYAEYLPPGSELLEQRIGETLEMIGQYPEAKDSFGLIHGDVHHGNFFVREDDIVLFDFDDLETHYFVSDPAVSLYYQLPRDVEKRKEYADFFLKNFIKGYRTHNDFKKEWLEAMPDFLKLRDVLLAVVIYQAFDFSKINDETRGRYLKRIENINNRVPVVDMDFTKYY